One Seriola aureovittata isolate HTS-2021-v1 ecotype China chromosome 3, ASM2101889v1, whole genome shotgun sequence genomic window, GGATTTATTAGTGAACATATGACCATCAGAGCTttctgtgaagattctcagtcatgGTTCtccaagaaaagttgaatcaagggcaactggacttggtCATAGATGGCACTAACGAAGCAAGTGATATCAATGGCCTTGATAATGACCCCATCAAGTCAGTCAGAACTGAAGAAGTCTCTTGAAGTATCTACTaccaagtccagttgccctGGATTCAACCTTTCTTGAATGATCATCAGAAAGACAAGAGACATATAGAAACCTCATGATTAAGAATTAAAGggatattttatgtcttttgcAACGGTAACAAAAATGAAGATATTGCTACAGGCCAGCTGGTCCATTCATAAAGGTTTCACAATCCATCTCTGGAGTTTGTAGAGGCCTTTTTACTTGACGACCCGGTTTCACTCTCAGTCTGAATGACAACTTACAGACTTCTGGCAGTTTCCGCAGCTCTTCCTCAAAGCGCTCCATCATTGGACTGACGGTCCTGAGAATCACCCCTGAGGTCAGCTcagaagacacagacacacaggaccAGTCCTTAGCTGGTGGGGGGGTGGACAGGGCAGGGTacgtctgcagagagagagagggaataaaaaatgaggcttaaagaaaaacatcagctttTAGAGATTGTCCCATTGGTTAACATAGAGATGATTCACAGAGTCGTCCATGTTCAGCACGTAGCACACGATTATTTGTTGAGGCCTGAACACGCAGAGTGGCCCAATTCCAATCCAGCCCCCACACACTCCCCCTACCCACTCTCACTCCATCTGTGCATTTGTGTGGAGGGTCCGACACATTGAGTGTCACCCCAAACCAATAACCCTTAAGTGGGAGTGGGTTATAAAGCCCTTGTACACCGAGTCTGCATCAATACAGACTTACAAACCACACTCCCAGACGAATGCAGCATCGCTTTGAGTCCGGGGTGGATGAAATACCATACACCTACTAATGTGagttctgtgtatttattttggaaaaaaataaggATATAATCAGATTAAGATGGAAAACGAAAACATGAtcaaaaataaagcaatgtgGCCAAGAAGCATGTGAGtgattttttattcattcaattGACAATTTTCCTTTCACAAGCTCACTATGCCATGAATGTGATGAGGCCAATGTCATTGCCCACACACCTACATCTTTGTTAATGCTGTGTATAAGATGATCtttttttagataaatattgatttaatcacAATATCTTCCTGAAATATTTTGGGTAACAATGAATTTCTTGTTTCCATCAGAGAAAGGTGAGGGCATCCCAAAGTTTGCCTGATACCCTCCCCCTTAATGAAGAGACCCTCCACAGCTGCGAGTGTGACTTCACATGTAGTTATACTCCGTGTCTGAGTGGAAGGGTATAGGGACCCGATTGGAATCATCCCAGTCATAACAGCTACAGCTGGAGAGGCTGGTAAACACACCTCACCCCTCATGTTGTGAGCATATCTCGTGTTCATGTTTCCCTTATACAGGAAAAAGCTTCAGGGATGAGGACGATTGTCAGGTTGTCAGTCCATCAGTCACATTCTTGAGAACACcatatctcagaaacaccttgagggaactttcatttggactcaaggagaaactgatgagattttggtgctcaaaggtcaaaggtgactgtgacctcacaaaaggCCAACAGTCACCTGGACTCAAAGTGAAAGGGTGGCTACTTCGTGCCATTGGCCATCAAACTGCACAACGCCACAACCCCCACAGTCTCATTAGATTTTGGTACTTTTGATGATTATTCATCCATCCATACCTTGAGAAAGAGTATGTAGTCGTCAGATACAGCCAGCTGGCTCAGTGTTGTACCCCTCTTTCTTAGATCAgctacctcctcctccagctccctcagCAGGCTCTGAGCTCTCTGCTCAGCCGCTCGACGACTCATCTCTATCACCTGCAGGAAAAATGGACACCAAGCAGGTTAGATGATCCACCTCCAAGTGGAGGATTGCTGACTTCCATTAAAATGAGTCTTTTGTTATTTACCTCCAAGATCTCAGCTTGGCAGCGCTCCACACTGGAGATCAGTTTGGAAAATGCACAAAGTGccccacctgtctctctctcagcagcagcctgaataaaagacaaacagcaatAGATGTGTTTGAAGGCACTAACTGGAAGTTTGTCAGCTTGGCTGCTCTTATGTGCTCATGAGCAAACTCCCACTTCACTGGCCAATATATATGAAGTCAGGATCCTGTATTCAGGTGGGAGATATTAAGCAAACCTATACATGTCTCTGATTTCCAAATAGGGAACCTGATCTCCTCTTCACTTGTCCGGATGAACAGTCTGGTGTGAATTAGACTGCTAATCCACAAATGTGTCCACAGTCTTAAACCAGGACTGGACTTGAAAAATGACCCACATTGGTACAGAATGAAAACTCACCTGTATCTCTCTTAAGGAGTTGTGTATTtcctccaccttcctctctttctcacagaTGAGCTCCTTCAGCTCCACTTCTGCAATACCCAACTGGGACtggagaagacagaaaacacacaccttAACTGAACTGTGTCTATAACTTATAACCACTATAAGCCGTATGTTAACGCTGAAGCCTGTCCTGTAGTCTGCGCCCGATGTACACATACAGCTTATGTTAACACAACTGTGTCagatacaaaacattttatagattaGAATTCACactctgtaaataaaaaatgacttttaaaagaCAGCATGAGATCAGCAGTAACATTATCTAAATAGGCCCTCATTCTTCAAaagtgctatatgtaagttttctctgccgtcAGTTGTAGTATCGTGGTGGGAACAGGTGGAGGTGATGGTTGCCTGCCAAGTGCTTCAGCCATTGTCATGTTTACAATGCTAGAgtttataatacatcctctgatcAGTTACTTCTTCGGGGCAGACTGGCCTCTGCGGTGATGAGACGTCTGaactggggctagctggttagcatgctaacttcagtagaagaaaagaagtgatagaaatagaaacaaaacaagagttaacattggtgttgctggagacagctggtggtgagtaaaggaataaagtttaaTATCTTCTAGACTGgaaagcaaacagctgttaatgctaacgttcgTTATCAATGttgcaatagcaaaaacttgcATATACCTTCTTTAAATGAAgccattttcttgttttggatTCTACTATGCAAGAACATGAATGCAAACTGAGTTAAATTCATGTCTACCACAGTTGcagtgaaaacataatttttctcCCTactaactgacacacacacacacacacgcacacacacacacacacacaccttcctgaTGTGCCACTCCCTCATGGCAGGGATGACGATGTGCCCTTGGTGCTCGACGGTCTCCACACAGGTGCTGCACACACAGGTGTTGTCAGTCCGACAGAAGAACTCCAGACCTCtcaggtgggcggggcacagAGGCAGACTGAGGGAGGCTTCACTTGAGCTGCTCACAGAATACCTGCAGTAACATTAAGATAAACACAACAGTGCTTCGGCCTTGCACATTCAGTACATGACAACTTTAACGTTTGCTCCTCTAAATGTTGCATTAATAAGTtaataatagtaaataaaattgacttttttttagacTTGAGGAAAGAACTTCGTCTACCTGCTGCTTGGTGCTGCACAGGTACTCAGAACTTTTCTAATGAGGGCAGTGTGAATGAACTAGCTGCTTAAGATTAGACTTAGACTCTAGTACAAAAAGACATCAGCAGgaaaatgtataattattaCCCAGCAGCATGTTTCTGAAAAATAGCATTGCAGTGAAATAAATTTCTTAAAGCTCCgtattttctccttcttctgtgttttatttgaagtgttgatccataaaaagatatatttgtgcttttaagaaccaaaaaccatctcaatgtagttttacatcatCTCTCTCAggattctctctggagctctagtaacaaaaGGTCAGTCAGCGAATCAGAAGACAGGACATTCTGagcatctcttctgattggctgactgctaTGGTTTTATTatatcactcagaaaacagatttcaggtaaacactcagagaaaccaaatctgATGGTAGGTCGAGGTgggtttctgaatacaggctgtgtgtgtttctctgtggactgaggctttgatactttcacagtattaatatagaacctagacctgatctataatcaaactacacatggacatccaCCTTTACACTATATGGACATTTAAGGTTTTGAACTGCTGGTCAGATGAAACAAGATATTTGCAAATGTCAGTTTGGATTTTGGGAAATTACTTTACTTATTTTAGAACAAtgaattatttacttttaaaatgttttctgggCTGCATTAACGATGTGGTTGAATCAAAGCCCTCTTAAGAGAGCGTAGTTTGGTACCTGCGGGGAGGTGAATATGGTGGAGGTGGGTCATGGTGCAAACTGTTCTGAGCCTGAAGGGCCTGGCGTGCGTTGACTCGGCTGGAGTTTCGGGGATGAGCATCATTGGGATGGGGAAGTGTGGTGTGAGGCGTCCCGGGAGTCGAGAGCTGCTGAAAACGGGTCATCATCTCAGCAAACACGCTCTCCGGCATCTCTCCTGGCTTCGAGGGTGGAGATAGAGCTGGGTGATGATgatcctctgctcctcctccctctcttctgtctgttgGCGCTCCAGAGTCGGCCATCTGCTTGAACTGCTCAGTGATTTCCTTCAGGGTTCGGTTGATGTGGAGCTCGGGGCGATGGTGGAAGGACTCCTTACACAGGGGGCACTGGTAGAACTTTGCACCCCCGACCCCTCTGTCCCAGTAGGAGGAGATGCAGGTCTGGCAGAAGCTGTGGCCGCATGGCGTTGACACCGGGTTGTTGAACACCTCCAGACAGATGGAGCAGCTGAACTGGTCTTCAGACAGAAAGGCTGCAGCCATTGCCATAGCTATCCAATGTTAAACTGTGTGAGAGATAGTGTTACCTTTAAAGGAAATAACTAATTCAGCATATTATGATACAGAACAGACTGTGTTCTTGGTGCCcaacatttttgaattttcCTAGTGAAAGATATGAATCTATGTTGAACCTGTGGCATTAAATATGAACATGCTTTGTGACTTGTTAGCAACATTTAGGTTCCTAAGGGAGTGTGGAATGATGTgagcacatttacacacatttagacTCAGACTTAGGCAGCAGCTGATCACACAATCAGTGACTGGGACTCGCCTCAGGTCACTTTGGTCGCAGTGAAGATCCCAGAAGAAAAACTAATTCACtatagagaagaaaaaaataacattttggcTCAATTTTTCTACATCATTCAGTAACACAGGAATACATGTCTGGGAATCTGATAAACCTTCACACTGGACTTGCAGCTTTATACCCAGGTAGCAAAAttaaacttctggcccaacgTAGGACTGGGTCCTcagcccgagtctggcccatatattTCCACATTTGGGCAGATTACAGCCGTTATTGTCTGACAGATTTTCTGTGCAGAATTGGTGCAGATGTGGAAttagcatctgacaatcatgctgtcATGGGCCAGATCCAGGCCGTGGAACCGGGCGTATGCTGGGCCAGAAGAAGACAAGCATAAGCAATATGAACCAAATATGggccggatttattttgctgtggGTAGTTAGCTTTCTTCACCCACTGCTTTACACTAGTGTTGTGAGTCAGAATCAGATCAGGTCAGGTTACAACCTGCCTCAACCCCGAGACAATGGATCTGAATGGAATTTAGTGTGTGATGCTCGAAGCAATGAAataactagaatcacctccttgtggCCGCTCAGACTAGCTTCAGGTTACGTCTCTGTTTATctagagtcatataaaatattaaccctttgtgtgacattttcttaTAATTGCTGggttcatgagaatgggatggacggacaacccaaaaacataaacagtgtatttattggggactattttcagcagaggattaatccacatttgctGCAGTAGTGGGTATTTTCCGCTGTGTGGTTTCACTTGCTGTGTAAATGC contains:
- the btr01 gene encoding E3 ubiquitin-protein ligase TRIM39 — translated: MAMAAAFLSEDQFSCSICLEVFNNPVSTPCGHSFCQTCISSYWDRGVGGAKFYQCPLCKESFHHRPELHINRTLKEITEQFKQMADSGAPTDRREGGGAEDHHHPALSPPSKPGEMPESVFAEMMTRFQQLSTPGTPHTTLPHPNDAHPRNSSRVNARQALQAQNSLHHDPPPPYSPPRRYSVSSSSEASLSLPLCPAHLRGLEFFCRTDNTCVCSTCVETVEHQGHIVIPAMREWHIRKSQLGIAEVELKELICEKERKVEEIHNSLREIQAAAERETGGALCAFSKLISSVERCQAEILEVIEMSRRAAEQRAQSLLRELEEEVADLRKRGTTLSQLAVSDDYILFLKTYPALSTPPPAKDWSCVSVSSELTSGVILRTVSPMMERFEEELRKLPEVCQRSLEDQSVPRPNLKTRRVQEYAADITLDAGTAHPRLIISADAKQVHCGERHQLVPDNPERFDRVVCVLAHQGFNSGRHYWEVMVGGKTDWDLGVACRSVNRKGKITVSPAHGYWFLSLRDRNDYAFRTEPSTSLAVNIRPSRIGVYVDCDKGVVSFYDVEARVLIYTFTYSFPDTIHPFFSPCTNKSGRNEAPLIICPTE